A portion of the Leifsonia sp. EB41 genome contains these proteins:
- a CDS encoding MerR family transcriptional regulator — protein sequence MARQAARAHTASPALLSIGQVLARLTPEFPDLSSSKLRFLEERGLIAPSRTASGYRKFSPADVERLHTVLAMQRDNYLPLKVIKKYLAALDAGENPPLPGGARDSASMLPAGRRFHRDELLREAGATPELLQEAISASLVVPAEVYGEDTLTMLRALAELSSTGIGPRHLRGFRAAAEREIGLIETALVPLARRKDVTAGPQTAELAREIAGQLDVVRGSIIRAALTRLQP from the coding sequence GTGGCCCGGCAAGCAGCGAGGGCGCACACGGCCTCGCCCGCACTGCTCTCGATCGGCCAGGTGCTGGCGCGCCTGACCCCCGAGTTCCCGGACCTGTCGTCGTCCAAGCTGCGCTTCCTCGAGGAGCGCGGGCTCATCGCGCCGTCGCGCACGGCGTCGGGCTACCGCAAGTTCTCGCCCGCCGATGTGGAGCGGCTGCACACCGTGCTGGCGATGCAGCGGGACAACTACCTTCCGCTCAAGGTCATCAAGAAGTACCTCGCCGCTCTCGACGCGGGCGAGAACCCGCCGCTTCCCGGGGGAGCCCGCGACTCGGCGTCGATGCTTCCGGCCGGCCGCCGGTTCCACCGCGACGAGCTGCTCCGCGAGGCCGGCGCCACCCCCGAACTGCTGCAGGAGGCCATCAGCGCCTCGCTCGTCGTGCCGGCAGAGGTCTACGGCGAGGACACGCTGACCATGCTCCGAGCGCTCGCCGAACTGTCCAGCACCGGGATCGGGCCGCGCCACCTCCGCGGGTTCCGCGCCGCCGCCGAGCGGGAGATCGGGCTGATCGAGACCGCTCTCGTTCCGCTGGCGCGCCGCAAGGACGTGACGGCGGGACCGCAGACCGCCGAGCTCGCCCGCGAGATCGCGGGGCAGCTCGACGTCGTCCGGGGCAGCATCATCCGCGCCGCCCTGACGCGCCTCCAGCCCTGA
- a CDS encoding FHA domain-containing protein, producing MRDAATGNEDTTARFGEEFISKMFPMDGEISPEEQEAIAALPSGSALLIVRRGPNTGARFLLDADVTSAGRHPNADIFLDDVTVSRRHAEFTRRGTAFEVRDLGSLNGTYYDGVRIESALLSDSSEVQIGKFRLTFYASRQDLAAAAKN from the coding sequence CTGCGCGACGCCGCGACGGGGAACGAGGACACGACCGCGCGCTTCGGCGAGGAGTTCATCTCCAAGATGTTCCCGATGGACGGTGAGATCAGCCCGGAGGAGCAGGAGGCGATCGCGGCGCTGCCGTCGGGCTCCGCCCTGCTCATCGTGCGGCGCGGTCCCAATACGGGAGCCCGCTTCCTCCTCGACGCCGATGTCACCAGCGCGGGTCGCCACCCGAACGCCGACATCTTCCTCGACGACGTGACCGTCTCGCGCCGCCACGCGGAGTTCACGCGCCGCGGCACGGCCTTCGAGGTCCGCGACCTGGGCTCGCTCAACGGCACGTACTACGACGGCGTGCGCATCGAGAGCGCCCTGCTCAGCGACTCGTCCGAGGTCCAGATCGGCAAGTTCCGGCTCACGTTCTACGCCTCACGGCAAGACCTCGCCGCTGCGGCGAAGAACTAA
- a CDS encoding CDP-alcohol phosphatidyltransferase family protein, with the protein MDGVGAVSSRVWTIPNVLSFFRLALVPVFLAFVITGEDALALLVLVVSSITDFLDGWLARKLNQVSRLGQLLDPAADRLYIFAALVGLAWREVIPWWLVAVILARDVMLAVLGVILANHGFGPLPVHRLGKIATFCLFCALPLLMLGEAFDPLAPFSLPLGWAFALWGAFLYWWAGIVYIRETARVIRLPADDSGPHSDRLDHEEVDGA; encoded by the coding sequence GTGGATGGTGTCGGCGCGGTGAGCTCGCGCGTGTGGACGATCCCGAACGTCCTCAGCTTCTTCCGGCTCGCTCTGGTGCCGGTGTTCCTGGCGTTCGTGATCACGGGGGAGGACGCTCTCGCCCTCCTCGTCCTCGTCGTCTCCAGCATCACCGACTTCCTCGACGGCTGGCTCGCCAGGAAGCTGAACCAGGTGTCCCGGCTCGGGCAGCTCCTCGACCCCGCCGCCGACCGCCTCTACATCTTCGCCGCCCTCGTCGGCCTGGCCTGGCGGGAGGTCATCCCCTGGTGGCTGGTGGCGGTGATCCTCGCGCGCGACGTCATGCTGGCGGTCCTCGGGGTGATCCTGGCGAACCACGGCTTCGGTCCGCTTCCGGTCCACCGCCTCGGCAAGATCGCCACGTTCTGCCTGTTCTGCGCCCTCCCGCTGCTCATGCTAGGGGAGGCGTTCGACCCGCTCGCGCCCTTCTCTCTGCCGCTCGGCTGGGCCTTCGCACTGTGGGGCGCCTTCCTCTACTGGTGGGCCGGCATCGTCTACATTCGCGAGACCGCACGGGTCATCCGCCTCCCGGCCGATGACAGCGGGCCACATTCCGATAGGCTTGACCACGAGGAGGTTGACGGTGCCTGA
- a CDS encoding DUF1295 domain-containing protein codes for MEPFFVCLWILAGVCAATWVLSLVTGEHSWVDRIWSIVPVVYVWVFAIAAGLHDARLDLMAGLVTLWGARLTVNFARKGGYAPGGEDYRWEVLRGRMGPGAFAVFNLFFIVIYQNVLLLLIALPAWTAFQHPTPLNGFDLVCAVLFLVLLAGETVADQQQWVFQNRKRAEVAAGREPSPRFLQTGLFRYSRHPNFFCEQAQWWVVFLFGCVAAGSLLQWTVIGPLLLTGLFIGSTVFTESISRSRYPEYAEYQRRTSPIVPWFPRRGGEAVTARS; via the coding sequence GTGGAGCCCTTCTTCGTGTGCCTCTGGATCCTCGCGGGCGTGTGCGCGGCGACCTGGGTGCTGTCGCTGGTCACCGGCGAGCACTCCTGGGTGGACCGGATCTGGTCCATCGTGCCCGTCGTCTACGTCTGGGTGTTCGCCATCGCGGCCGGCCTGCACGACGCCCGGCTCGACCTGATGGCCGGGCTCGTGACGCTGTGGGGCGCGCGGCTGACCGTCAACTTCGCGCGCAAGGGCGGCTACGCGCCGGGCGGCGAGGACTACCGCTGGGAGGTGCTGCGCGGCCGGATGGGCCCCGGCGCCTTCGCTGTCTTCAACCTGTTCTTCATCGTGATCTACCAGAACGTGCTGCTCCTGCTGATCGCGCTGCCCGCCTGGACCGCGTTCCAGCACCCGACGCCGCTGAACGGCTTCGACCTCGTGTGCGCCGTGCTGTTCCTCGTGCTGCTCGCCGGCGAGACGGTCGCCGACCAGCAGCAGTGGGTCTTCCAGAACAGGAAGAGGGCGGAGGTCGCCGCGGGCCGCGAGCCGAGCCCGCGCTTCCTGCAGACCGGGCTGTTCCGCTATTCCCGGCACCCCAACTTCTTCTGCGAGCAGGCCCAGTGGTGGGTGGTGTTCCTGTTCGGCTGCGTGGCGGCCGGCTCGCTGCTGCAGTGGACCGTGATCGGGCCGCTGCTGCTCACCGGGCTCTTCATCGGCTCCACGGTCTTCACCGAGAGCATCTCGCGCTCGCGCTACCCCGAGTACGCGGAGTACCAGCGCCGCACGTCGCCGATCGTGCCGTGGTTCCCGCGCCGGGGCGGGGAGGCCGTCACGGCGCGGTCGTGA
- a CDS encoding RNA-binding S4 domain-containing protein, which produces MTGPAMTSVRVDAWAWAVRLYKTRSAASDACKAGHLKVNGDRAKPSQQVKVGDEVRAFVGGSEKIYIARRLIVKRVGAAIAAECFEDLTPPPPPKAETPSDITRERGSGRPTKRDRRLLDQLRGH; this is translated from the coding sequence ATGACCGGCCCGGCCATGACGAGCGTCCGCGTCGACGCCTGGGCGTGGGCGGTGCGGCTCTACAAGACGCGGTCGGCGGCCTCCGACGCCTGCAAGGCCGGGCATCTGAAGGTGAACGGCGACCGGGCGAAGCCGTCGCAGCAGGTGAAGGTCGGCGACGAGGTGCGCGCCTTCGTCGGCGGCTCGGAGAAGATCTATATCGCCCGCAGACTGATCGTGAAGCGCGTCGGGGCGGCGATCGCGGCCGAGTGTTTCGAGGATCTGACGCCTCCCCCGCCGCCGAAGGCCGAGACGCCGTCGGACATCACCCGCGAGCGCGGCTCCGGCCGCCCGACCAAGCGCGACCGGCGCCTGCTGGACCAGCTGCGGGGCCATTGA
- a CDS encoding DUF72 domain-containing protein codes for MAVARVGISGWTYAPWRGVFYPKGLPHRAELEYASQRLNSIELNGSFYALQKPSSFRTWAASTPDDFVFSVKGGRYITHILRLKNARAAAANLFASGVLTLGPKLGPLLWQLPPNLQFDPEALDAFLAMLPKTTAEARALAADTTLEQDRTDYSGGDDRPLRHAVEARHASFADPAFPRLCRAHGVAVVLADTAGRYPVLRETTADFVYVRLHGDEELYASGYTDEALDRWAGELHERLAEGLDVYAYFDNDLKVRAPYDAMGLLGRLR; via the coding sequence ATGGCGGTGGCGCGGGTGGGGATCTCCGGGTGGACGTACGCGCCCTGGCGCGGGGTGTTCTACCCGAAGGGCCTGCCGCATCGTGCGGAGCTCGAGTACGCGTCGCAACGGCTCAACTCGATCGAGCTCAACGGCAGCTTCTACGCGCTGCAGAAGCCGTCCAGCTTCCGCACCTGGGCGGCGAGCACGCCGGACGACTTCGTGTTCTCGGTGAAGGGCGGCCGCTACATCACGCACATCCTGCGCCTGAAGAACGCGCGGGCGGCCGCGGCCAACCTGTTCGCCTCCGGGGTGCTGACCCTCGGCCCCAAGCTCGGCCCCCTGCTCTGGCAGCTCCCGCCGAACCTGCAGTTTGACCCGGAGGCGCTGGACGCGTTCCTGGCGATGCTGCCGAAGACGACCGCGGAGGCGCGGGCGCTGGCCGCGGACACGACCCTGGAGCAGGACAGGACGGACTACTCCGGCGGGGACGACCGCCCGCTCCGGCACGCTGTGGAGGCACGGCACGCGAGCTTCGCCGACCCCGCGTTCCCGCGCCTCTGCCGCGCGCACGGCGTCGCGGTGGTGCTCGCGGACACCGCAGGGCGCTATCCGGTGCTGCGCGAGACGACCGCGGACTTCGTGTACGTGCGCCTGCACGGCGACGAGGAGCTGTACGCGAGCGGGTACACCGACGAGGCCCTCGACCGCTGGGCCGGCGAACTGCACGAGCGGCTCGCGGAGGGGCTGGACGTCTACGCCTACTTCGACAACGACCTGAAGGTGCGGGCGCCGTACGACGCGATGGGGCTGCTGGGGAGGCTGCGCTAG
- a CDS encoding VOC family protein: MVNAIDIFSGFSVNDIDAARDFYRDALGLEVTEGPGGNLDIALPSGGHVFVYPKPDHTPASYTILNLAVDDIDVAVDDLNAKGVVTKIYDDDDLHTDEKGIARGRAVNRGPDIAWFRDPAGNVMSVLAG; the protein is encoded by the coding sequence ATGGTCAACGCAATCGACATCTTCAGCGGTTTCAGCGTGAACGACATCGACGCCGCCCGCGACTTCTACCGCGACGCCCTCGGCCTGGAGGTGACGGAGGGTCCCGGGGGCAACCTCGACATCGCCCTCCCGAGCGGCGGCCACGTCTTCGTCTACCCGAAGCCCGACCACACCCCGGCGAGCTACACGATCCTGAACCTCGCCGTGGACGACATCGACGTCGCCGTCGACGACCTCAACGCGAAAGGCGTCGTCACCAAGATCTACGACGACGACGACCTCCACACCGACGAGAAGGGCATCGCGCGCGGCCGGGCCGTCAATCGCGGACCGGACATCGCCTGGTTCCGCGACCCGGCGGGCAACGTGATGTCGGTGCTGGCGGGCTAG
- a CDS encoding DnaJ domain-containing protein — protein sequence MSDSPAAPSAYEVLGVSATVSQEELRRAYRRLARLTHPDTGGTAEAFQAVQFAWEQVGDPEDRARYDRGESLVVDAVSGESGGGGFSATVHPTRSAGRGPTVRARSYGHPGGRARERFLTLMREWMGRGTDLADPYDPGLVRSAPREIRLLLAEALAEEATARAVSGLGIGFTIWNDVAVHPATDAKLDHIVLGPAGLFAIRSADWGSQVKLAKGELVGEGIGREEEPFHELHNSAKSFARQAGVRFTGLIVVVPDDALAVPLDVVQRGRLAGATVVRRSLLPKILRDGADAAGRASVDRAFELRPRLQEAVRFV from the coding sequence ATGAGTGACAGTCCCGCCGCGCCGAGCGCCTACGAGGTGCTCGGCGTCAGCGCGACCGTCAGCCAGGAGGAACTGCGCCGCGCCTACCGCCGGCTCGCCCGGCTCACGCACCCCGACACCGGCGGCACCGCTGAGGCGTTCCAGGCCGTCCAGTTCGCCTGGGAGCAGGTCGGCGACCCGGAGGACCGGGCGCGCTACGACCGCGGCGAGTCCCTGGTGGTCGACGCCGTCTCCGGCGAGTCGGGCGGCGGCGGCTTCAGCGCCACTGTGCACCCCACCCGCTCGGCGGGCCGCGGGCCGACTGTGCGCGCGCGCAGCTACGGGCATCCCGGCGGCCGTGCGCGCGAGCGCTTCCTCACCCTGATGCGCGAGTGGATGGGCCGCGGCACGGATCTCGCCGACCCGTACGACCCGGGGCTGGTGCGCTCCGCGCCGCGCGAGATCCGTCTACTGCTGGCGGAGGCGCTCGCCGAGGAGGCGACCGCGCGCGCCGTCTCGGGCCTCGGCATCGGCTTCACGATCTGGAACGACGTGGCCGTGCACCCTGCCACCGACGCCAAGCTCGACCACATCGTCCTCGGCCCCGCCGGCCTGTTCGCAATCCGCTCCGCCGACTGGGGGAGCCAGGTCAAGCTCGCCAAGGGCGAGCTGGTGGGCGAGGGGATCGGCCGCGAGGAGGAGCCCTTCCACGAGCTGCACAACTCCGCGAAGAGCTTCGCGCGCCAGGCGGGCGTTCGCTTCACCGGCCTGATCGTGGTCGTCCCGGACGACGCCCTCGCCGTCCCGCTCGACGTCGTGCAGCGCGGGAGGCTGGCCGGTGCGACGGTGGTGCGGCGCTCGCTGCTGCCGAAGATCCTCCGTGATGGAGCCGACGCCGCCGGCCGCGCCAGCGTCGACCGCGCCTTCGAGCTGCGGCCGCGGCTGCAGGAGGCCGTGCGCTTCGTCTAG
- a CDS encoding glyoxalase superfamily protein, with protein MTISDWRIELIIIPVTDVDRAKAFYVDALGWHADFDQRVSDTLRFVQVTPPGSACSIAFGEGLTDMAPGTMKGLQIVIPDADEALEHLRSNGVEAQGVDEQAWGRFVFYTDPDGNGWSLQQLVPQNR; from the coding sequence ATGACCATCAGCGACTGGCGCATCGAGCTCATCATCATCCCCGTGACCGACGTGGACCGGGCCAAGGCGTTCTACGTGGACGCGCTCGGCTGGCACGCCGACTTCGACCAGCGCGTCTCCGACACGCTCCGGTTCGTGCAGGTGACGCCTCCCGGCTCGGCCTGCTCGATCGCGTTCGGCGAGGGGCTGACCGACATGGCGCCCGGCACGATGAAGGGGCTGCAGATCGTGATCCCGGACGCCGACGAGGCGCTGGAGCACCTGCGCAGCAACGGCGTCGAGGCGCAGGGCGTCGACGAGCAGGCGTGGGGCCGCTTCGTCTTCTACACCGACCCGGACGGCAACGGCTGGAGCCTCCAGCAGCTCGTGCCGCAGAACCGCTAG
- a CDS encoding prenyltransferase, which yields MTTAVVPSAGRQLLLASRPLSWINTAFPFAAAYLVTTGRVDIVLVVGTLYFLIPYNLAMYGVNDVFDYESDLRNPRKGGAEGALLDRGMHRRTLVAAAVTNVPFLVFLVVVGSPLSWLVLSASVFAVLAYSVKGLRFKEVPFLDSATSSFHFVSPALYGLVLAGAVFTPELWLLLLAFFLWGVGSHAFGAVQDVVPDREAGIASIATALGAARTTRLAILAWAAAGVAMLGTAWPGPLAAVLAVPYILTAAPYWSVPDARASAANRGWRRFLWINYACGFVVTLLLIAYALGSTR from the coding sequence ATGACCACCGCCGTCGTGCCGTCCGCCGGCCGCCAGCTCCTCCTCGCCTCCCGCCCGCTGAGCTGGATCAACACCGCCTTCCCGTTCGCCGCGGCGTACCTGGTCACCACCGGCCGGGTGGACATCGTGCTCGTCGTGGGCACGCTCTACTTCCTCATCCCGTACAACCTGGCGATGTACGGGGTGAATGACGTGTTCGACTACGAGTCCGACCTGCGCAACCCGCGCAAGGGCGGCGCGGAGGGCGCCCTCCTCGACCGGGGGATGCATCGCCGCACGCTCGTGGCCGCCGCCGTGACGAACGTGCCGTTCCTGGTCTTCCTCGTGGTGGTCGGCTCGCCGCTGTCGTGGCTGGTGCTCTCCGCGAGCGTCTTCGCCGTGCTGGCGTACTCGGTGAAAGGGCTGCGGTTCAAGGAGGTCCCGTTCCTCGACTCGGCGACGTCGAGTTTCCACTTCGTCAGCCCGGCGCTCTACGGGCTCGTTCTCGCCGGCGCCGTCTTCACGCCGGAGCTCTGGCTGCTGCTGCTCGCGTTCTTCCTGTGGGGCGTCGGCAGCCACGCCTTCGGCGCCGTGCAGGACGTCGTCCCCGACCGGGAGGCCGGCATCGCCTCCATCGCGACCGCGCTCGGCGCCGCCCGCACCACCCGGCTCGCCATCCTCGCCTGGGCCGCCGCCGGCGTCGCGATGCTCGGCACCGCGTGGCCAGGGCCGCTCGCCGCCGTGCTCGCCGTGCCGTACATCCTCACCGCCGCGCCGTACTGGTCGGTCCCCGACGCACGCGCGAGCGCCGCCAACCGGGGCTGGCGGCGCTTCCTCTGGATCAACTACGCGTGCGGGTTCGTGGTGACCCTGCTGCTGATCGCTTACGCGCTGGGATCGACCCGCTAG
- a CDS encoding lycopene cyclase domain-containing protein → MTYPVLSTYPLLSVVFLALAAAVLVAGLVRAPDRARLVARWTLPAVVTGVVLVVLTAVFDNLMIAAGLMTYAASAISGVHVGLVPVEDLAYPIAGLMLLPGLWLLLRSRPQEPTGTRESTEAARTHDRSGR, encoded by the coding sequence ATGACTTATCCAGTCCTCAGCACCTACCCGCTGCTCAGCGTCGTGTTCCTCGCGCTCGCCGCGGCCGTGCTGGTCGCCGGTCTCGTGCGCGCGCCGGACCGCGCCCGGCTCGTCGCGCGCTGGACCCTCCCCGCCGTCGTCACGGGCGTGGTACTCGTGGTGCTCACGGCCGTCTTCGACAACCTGATGATCGCGGCCGGCCTGATGACCTACGCCGCCTCCGCGATCTCCGGCGTGCACGTCGGCCTCGTCCCGGTCGAGGACCTCGCATATCCGATCGCCGGACTGATGCTGCTCCCGGGCCTCTGGCTGCTGCTGCGATCCAGACCCCAGGAGCCCACCGGCACCCGAGAATCGACGGAGGCCGCTCGCACGCACGATCGGAGCGGCCGATGA
- a CDS encoding lycopene cyclase domain-containing protein produces MSVAYLACLLVALGALVLLDRRFRLVFWRGGAARRAGLVLAAGVVFFLAWDVLGIALGVFARGRSPFMTGIELAPQLPLEEPVFLAFLCYLTLVLLFGTRALLDRRERP; encoded by the coding sequence GTGAGCGTCGCCTACCTCGCCTGCCTGCTGGTCGCCCTCGGTGCGCTGGTGCTGCTCGACCGCCGGTTCCGGCTGGTCTTCTGGCGCGGCGGCGCCGCACGGAGGGCCGGCCTGGTGCTCGCGGCCGGAGTGGTCTTCTTCCTGGCCTGGGACGTTCTCGGCATCGCGCTCGGCGTCTTCGCCCGCGGCCGGTCGCCCTTCATGACCGGGATCGAACTCGCGCCCCAGCTCCCGCTGGAGGAGCCGGTCTTCCTGGCGTTCCTCTGCTACCTGACGCTCGTGCTGCTGTTCGGGACGCGCGCGCTGCTCGACCGGAGGGAGCGCCCATGA
- the crtI gene encoding phytoene desaturase family protein — protein MAADRVVIVGGGIAGLATAALLARDGRRVTLLEQNDALGGRAGLWEADGFRFDTGPSWYLMPEVFDHFFRLLGTSAAEQLDLVTLDPGYRLFAESGEAPLDIRADGRGNRALFESVEPGAAAALDRYLASAAETYRLAVDRFLYATFATPGPLLDPAVLRRAGRLARLLLEPLDRYAAGFVRDTRLRQLLGYPAVFLGTSPGRAPSMYHLMSHLDLDDGVRYPLGGFTELIRRIAALAEAAGAELVTGARVTAIRTEPGARRARVTGVEYVDAAGRPRVAEADVVVSAADLHHTETELLPPELRTHPERSWDRRDPGPGAVLAMLGVRGALPELTHHNLFFTTDWEAGFARIYGARRGWGRGTVIPDPASLYVCKPSATDPGVAPEGSENLFMLVPVAADVSIGRGGVDRAGDRLVEKTVDAAIAQVGAWAGIPDLADRIVVRRTVGPDDFAQDYNAWMGGALGLAHTLRQSAFFRPGNASKRVDGLLYAGSSTIPGIGLPMCLISAELVLKRLRGDDTAAPLPEPLRPATAAGPVGAGERVP, from the coding sequence ATGGCCGCCGATCGCGTCGTCATCGTCGGGGGCGGGATCGCCGGGCTCGCCACCGCGGCGCTGCTCGCGCGCGACGGCCGCCGGGTCACCCTCCTCGAACAGAACGACGCGCTGGGCGGCCGGGCCGGGCTGTGGGAGGCGGACGGCTTCCGCTTCGACACCGGGCCGTCCTGGTACCTGATGCCGGAGGTGTTCGACCACTTCTTCCGGCTGCTCGGCACGAGCGCGGCCGAGCAGCTCGACCTCGTCACCCTCGACCCCGGCTACCGCCTGTTCGCGGAGTCCGGCGAGGCTCCGCTCGACATCCGGGCCGACGGGCGGGGCAACCGCGCGCTGTTCGAGAGCGTGGAGCCCGGCGCCGCCGCCGCCCTCGACCGCTACCTGGCGAGCGCGGCCGAGACGTACCGCCTGGCGGTCGACCGCTTCCTCTACGCGACGTTCGCCACCCCCGGCCCGCTGCTGGACCCCGCCGTCCTGCGCCGCGCGGGGAGGCTGGCGCGGCTCCTGCTCGAACCGCTCGACCGGTACGCCGCCGGCTTCGTGCGCGACACCCGGCTGCGCCAGCTCCTCGGCTACCCCGCGGTCTTCCTCGGCACCTCGCCCGGCCGGGCGCCCAGCATGTACCACCTGATGAGCCACCTCGACCTCGACGACGGCGTGCGCTATCCGCTGGGCGGCTTCACCGAGCTGATCCGGCGGATCGCCGCGCTCGCCGAAGCCGCGGGCGCCGAGCTGGTGACCGGGGCGCGGGTGACGGCGATCCGGACGGAGCCGGGCGCACGGCGTGCGCGCGTGACGGGAGTCGAGTACGTCGACGCTGCGGGCCGCCCGCGTGTCGCCGAGGCGGACGTCGTGGTCTCGGCCGCCGACCTCCACCACACCGAGACCGAGCTGCTGCCGCCGGAGCTGCGCACCCATCCCGAGCGCAGCTGGGACCGCCGCGATCCCGGACCCGGCGCCGTGCTCGCGATGCTCGGCGTCCGTGGCGCGCTCCCCGAGCTCACCCATCACAACCTGTTCTTCACGACCGACTGGGAGGCCGGCTTCGCGCGCATCTACGGCGCCCGGCGCGGCTGGGGCCGGGGGACGGTCATCCCCGATCCCGCGTCGCTCTACGTCTGCAAGCCGAGCGCGACCGACCCCGGCGTCGCGCCGGAGGGCTCGGAGAACCTCTTCATGCTGGTCCCCGTCGCCGCCGATGTCTCGATCGGCCGCGGCGGCGTCGACCGAGCAGGTGACCGGCTCGTGGAGAAGACGGTCGACGCGGCGATCGCACAGGTGGGCGCCTGGGCGGGCATCCCGGACCTCGCCGACCGGATCGTCGTGCGCCGGACGGTCGGGCCCGACGACTTCGCGCAGGACTACAACGCCTGGATGGGCGGAGCGCTCGGACTCGCGCACACCCTCCGGCAGAGCGCCTTCTTCCGTCCGGGGAACGCCTCGAAGCGGGTCGACGGCCTCCTCTACGCCGGGTCGTCGACGATCCCCGGGATCGGCCTGCCCATGTGCCTGATCAGCGCCGAGCTCGTCCTCAAGCGCCTGCGCGGCGACGACACCGCTGCGCCGCTCCCGGAGCCGCTGCGGCCGGCGACCGCCGCGGGTCCAGTGGGTGCCGGGGAGCGCGTCCCGTGA
- a CDS encoding phytoene/squalene synthase family protein has product MTRTEPSASETSPEGSSAPVSDTDLTLYGRAAHRSAATIIHEYSTSFGMATRLLSPSVRPRVEDVYALVRVADEIVDGAAAEAGLTGDQIREVLGALEDDTEQALRTGYSANVVVHAFARTARSAGFGAELTRPFFASMRRDLDPVDFTADELSAYVYGSAEVVGLMCLAVFLADSPVPDPTRRRLEAGARRLGAAFQKINFLRDLAVDYAELGRSYFPGIDPARLTERQKLALVVDIDCDLGAAADAIPELPENCRRAIAAAHGLFSELSDRIRRTPASELLVRRVRVPNGVKLAILLRASTGSLR; this is encoded by the coding sequence ATGACGCGTACAGAGCCGTCGGCGTCGGAGACCTCCCCAGAGGGGTCCTCCGCCCCTGTCTCCGACACCGACCTGACGCTGTATGGCCGGGCAGCGCACCGCAGCGCCGCCACGATCATCCACGAGTACTCCACCTCGTTCGGGATGGCGACGCGGCTGCTGTCGCCGTCCGTCCGTCCCCGGGTCGAGGACGTCTACGCGCTCGTCCGGGTGGCCGACGAGATCGTGGACGGGGCCGCGGCGGAGGCCGGCCTGACCGGGGACCAGATCAGGGAGGTGCTCGGCGCGCTGGAGGACGACACCGAGCAGGCGCTGCGCACCGGCTACAGCGCCAACGTCGTCGTGCACGCCTTCGCCCGCACGGCGCGGTCGGCCGGCTTCGGCGCCGAGCTGACCCGGCCGTTCTTCGCCTCCATGCGCCGCGACCTCGACCCGGTGGACTTCACCGCGGACGAGCTCAGCGCCTACGTCTACGGCTCCGCGGAGGTCGTCGGGCTGATGTGCCTCGCCGTCTTCCTCGCCGACTCGCCTGTGCCGGACCCGACCCGGCGCCGGCTGGAGGCGGGAGCGCGACGGCTCGGTGCGGCGTTCCAGAAGATCAACTTCCTGCGCGACCTCGCCGTCGACTACGCCGAGCTCGGCCGCAGCTACTTCCCCGGCATCGACCCGGCGCGGCTCACCGAGCGGCAGAAGCTCGCGCTCGTCGTGGACATCGACTGCGACCTGGGCGCCGCCGCCGACGCCATCCCGGAGCTGCCCGAGAACTGCCGGCGCGCGATCGCCGCCGCCCACGGGCTGTTCTCCGAGCTGAGCGACCGGATCCGGCGGACCCCGGCCTCCGAGCTGCTGGTCCGCCGGGTGCGGGTGCCGAACGGCGTCAAGCTCGCGATCCTGCTGCGCGCCTCCACCGGGTCCCTGCGGTGA
- a CDS encoding polyprenyl synthetase family protein: MSGPLAAGALLAGADDEVVELLAGYGRLVGVAFQLGDDLLGVYGDESVTGKTAVGDLRQGKETTLIAFARGTAQWPDLEPLFGRDDLGPDETAELAAGLERCGARAFAERLLADHVAGAVAALDTPLLPSALAATLTRVALGCVGRTA, translated from the coding sequence GTGTCCGGGCCGCTCGCCGCGGGCGCCCTCCTCGCGGGCGCGGACGACGAGGTCGTGGAGCTGCTCGCCGGCTACGGCCGGCTCGTCGGCGTCGCCTTCCAGCTCGGCGACGACCTGCTCGGGGTGTACGGCGACGAGAGCGTGACGGGCAAGACCGCGGTCGGCGACCTCCGGCAGGGCAAGGAGACGACGCTCATCGCCTTCGCCCGCGGCACGGCGCAGTGGCCCGACCTGGAGCCGCTCTTCGGGCGGGACGACCTCGGCCCCGACGAGACGGCGGAGCTCGCCGCCGGCCTCGAGCGCTGCGGAGCGCGCGCCTTCGCCGAGCGTCTGCTGGCCGACCACGTGGCCGGGGCGGTCGCCGCCCTGGACACTCCACTGCTGCCGTCCGCGCTCGCCGCGACGCTGACCCGCGTCGCCCTCGGCTGCGTCGGGAGGACGGCATGA